The nucleotide sequence ATGTCGGAAATGTTACTATGTACTCGCTTCCTGTTTGTTTATACTTGAGTctacaatatataataaataatgattagataaattcaattaaaatgtttatCTACCTTTTGAGACATGAGTTTATTTAGAGGTATGGAAATAAAGTCAAATGTAACATAtagttacaaaatataaaatgaacattatgaaatagaaaaacatgaaattaagaGATATTATTCAAAAGGAAACTTTAaacatacaaacaaaaatagaacaaatgaACGAGCAAAATATAAGTAATTGACAAGATCAATGAAATCAATGTAAAATACTGAGAAAATATCTGAACAAAATACAATATgacaaaaaagaataattcattcaaaaacaCCATCTgcagatttaaaaataatcaacatcCAATTACTGATgcattcaaaaattagaactaGTATAAAagcgcacacacacacacacacacacacacacaccccAGAAGGGGTAATATAGCAGATTAAACAGATTACTCCATGGGTGTTACTTATGAAATGTAAATATatgaaagaaataattgatCAGTATTTCCTGTTTTGCTCTTAAAGCTATAAGAGCAATctgaacaactttttttttgatGCCAAGTCTATTTTTTTGTCTGTTTAATTGAGTGGTTCATAATTCATTGGGACTATTTCTGTCTTATATGCGTGTTTTTGCCTATTTGAGCTGTTCTCTACTGCTTCTGTTCATTTTgcagtttttgttttgtttttgaatttcttcacaTGAATACCATTAACAAGTTTATTGTTTTTGCCAATTAATTAGCTTAAAAACTATCTATAGTGACACATTAAATAGTATCAAATGACATTCATACTCTCTTTATGAGAATTTGAGAATAGTTGAATTGTAATTAGAAGCTAGCCATGGTTAAAAAAGCCAGTTTAGAAACGCAAAATTTCACTGTCCtagaaaaaacatataaataagtCAATATATATAGTTCACAAACAGAAAATACAGATACATTACAAACAATATTCCTCTCTAATGTGAAAATTACGATACAAGCCCAACAGTACAGCACTGACTTCATACAGTGTCAAACAAGATATAAGTTAAGAGGATATTATATAGAAAAGATATTTAGCGACACGAAGTTTACAGATTATCTAATAGATATCTTAAAAGTTCCAGTAAAACTAAATAGAAACATGTCAAACTTAGAGTAAAATACTGTAATGTTATACTTACGATTCATATATTGTCGTTTCTATGTGTCTAGAAAAAActaatgttatttaaaataaacaaaaaaatcatctcacatactttttcattttgattacaTCTTCGCTATTAGATGCTAATAATTCTTCCCAGTATTTCATAATATCAATGGCTTTTGACAAATTGTAGGTATGAAATACCGATTTCTCTTTATAATCACCAAGATATTTAAAGTTAtactgaaatgaaaaataaaatatttgttaaaataatttgattatttattttttattcattgaaaattctaaaatgatATACATTTGccttataaatttttgaaagaaatattaagGAGACTCAATTAAAGATTAGaggttttgattttcttttatgtacactttttttaaatgaataggGGAAATATAGCCCTTTAATGGGGTAAATTGAGAACCATATGGCtttgattataaaattcatatttttttccttgcaaaaaatattgaaagaattaaaattacaatcataaaatataacacACAATGGAAAAGTCTTATTCTtcactaaaaatttatattatgtatacatgCATCTTTAAATTACCAAATATTCCTTCATTTGTATTGAATAATTATGTAACTCAGGGTGCTGATATGTTAGTAAATAGTTTTGTGTCATTAATTGTACATGTTGCCGCAATTGTTGACCTAATAAGCCAATCTGAAGATCAGTCAACATCATTTTTTCTGTTgcttcaaaaattgatttatcattGAAATCATTTCTCTGAGTTAGCTAAAAAATATATGCTTTAAGTTGAAATGTTCACCAAGCTCcaattataaactatttttttacttactgtATTATCCGTATAAATGCTGTTTTCTGAATTATTCatagaattttgaaaagataaatgggaatttaaaaaatttgttgtctCTGGTTCATCATCTTCAACTTGATTAAGATATGCTTGTTCATTTGAACAAAATTCATACAACTCTGAAATCAAAGCGTTCAATTCTTTTCTGCTAACTTTAACAGCTTTGTCTACCCTGAGTTCTTCCTTATCAGGTTTATCTATTTCTTCATCAGATAATACATTATATTCTGGATCCAATTCTTCTTCCTCTGGAAGTTTATTAACCTCTTCTAAAGGTCTGGTGAATGTCTTCAGAAAATTCTTCCAATCTTCATTATCACAGTCCATTTCATACATGTCGGTAGTAATATCAGGTGGTATAAAAGCTTCTTCTATTATTTCTAGTGGAGTGGAACTTAAAGAAAGTTTggacctaaaaataaattttattttcatttcatattacCTGAAAAGATTTTGATCATAGTTTGTAAATAATCGAATATGAATCAATTTGGAAGtagatttttttcctaataatataatgagcttatttatattgatgcTTGCCTTGTACGTAAAGCAATTGTAGCTTCATCTGGGGCATCTTCTTTTTCCTTTGGTGCAGTAGGTATTTTGAAAACACCATCAACTGACCAGTTTGTTTGAGCAGTAGGAATTGGAGAAGAAGCACAAGGTGAGGTAGGTGGTTCAGTAGTACATATTGAGCTATCTGGATCATCTTCActctaaaattataataaattatatattctacTTGGATCATCTATCCACCTACATAATATAAGTGGTCATAGATAACATTTACtctctataatatatatatatatatatatatatatatatatatatatatatatatatatatatatatatatatatagaatatggGCTGCAGTATTTTTTTTAGCATATATTATGACATGTAAGATAGTTcagattttgataataaagacCAGGGTACATTTTTacgaattataataatataaagtcTATTAATGGAGCTTGaaacatatttgaataattgtatAGAATATAATTTACTAAACTGAAGAATATTAcattatcattaatttcaataaaaaaaaaacaatatttatgaaCAAATGAGGTATCTCTTATTAAAAActcattatatttaataaaattgcaaaatgTATATCTTACTTCTTCCAAATCATCCTTATCTTCATCTGCCATAGTAGGGATATATTCATCTCCTGAAGAATCTTCTTGTAATTCTTCAGTAAATAAAGCTTGTACTTCAGATGACGGTTTGGTAGCTGACCAAGTAACAGGGGGTATTGGAGGTATCGGAGCTCCAGGAACAGAACCCAACtctcttaaaaataaatgtacatatgctaaacaaacaaataatctACATTATGTACACAACTACAATAGGCAAAAGCTAGCAACTGTTCAATGTAGACTTGGGATACTTGATGTACTTTTTCTACTATAAAAGTTTCTGCATGTAACGACTCCTATAATTTGACACTTGCCAGCTTTCTTTGTAATTTACTTAATATATTGCAAGTacattattgtttatattttaaagtttGTACAAAGAACCTATACATTCTTAACTCTATTTTGTTCCCAGATAATACTCATCtttattatattgttcaatCACACTGTACATTAACCATTTGGAAAATGCCTTAGATATTAACATACTTCAAAAGTTTACGGACGTACTTTACCAGGTCAttaatcagtaattttatttttaaagtagTCCACGAATGAAAAACTTACTTGGTTTTTGAACGTGTCCACTTGGGTTCAAAAATTGGAAGGGTTCCTTCGGCTGTCTTCGCATTATCTGCATTACGAATTAATGTTAATACATGCTCATTGGTAACAACTTGACGAATAATCTTCCTCACATGCACGGCATTCAAATTTGTCTTCGCAGCTTTTTCTTCAAGCTTTCTTTCGAGTTCATCTTCTATACTTTCTATAATTTGTCTCTCGGATTCAGTAGGCTCCGGAGGAGGTTTCCTTTTGCGAGTTTGGCTTTCAATGACAATTTCTAAATTATCATCTGAGGTTTCTTCTGATTCCTCCTTATTTAAACTTGCCTGATTTTCAGAcatattctaaaaaattcaacaaacatCAACACAAACTCTTGGATAATAAAGTTAGGTTGGTTGCTTCTGGTATTGTTTAGGAAATGTTGATTTTCAAATTGTCAATACATCACTATAACAATCACGGTCTTATACATTTAGGACCACAGTGACTGTGTACACAAGATTATTAGACTTGTTGAAACTCATAGAACTTTACAAAAATGATCTGTGATTAGTATTTATAGTGCACTATCGAGATTTACCATAAAGATGGTTTTTGTGCTATACGGAAATAATGATTGGGTTGAACTGTTCATTATCTATTAGTAAAGAAATTACGTTCACTGGTATTCGGAAACTATACGGCGAAATCATGGAAAAATAGATGTACGAAAAGAAGTATGGAAAGTTTTTGCAAGTTGAAATGTAAGTTCTAAATTTCCACCAAAAACGCGTCTTTCAGAAACTAAAAATCTTGTTCAAATTAGGATCAGCAATCAGATAATCGGTGATCTATGGCATCCAGGATTACGGTTCTTAAAAAGCCATATAGTGTTATAGAAGGTATAGATGAGGATTATCCCTTATTGGAAAAAGTCTCCTgctgtatacgataaataacagTACAAAAACCTTGGCGCTGGTGTAGACAAAGGGTATAATATAAATTTGGCAAGTGTTGATGAAGTGGAGTATACAgagtagaaatatttaatattattgtttactATTGAAAATTCTCAACAACTTGcgttgtataaaaatatgacaAGTTGCTATTGTGACGCAATCTTTATTTAATACATTTCGacggatatttttaatatacacaGATTATTCTCCTCTCCACGATATACATATGTTTCGTGCTTCTCTTATCACTTCATAATTATTATGTGTAGAGAGAGGGAATGAAACCACACATTATTTATTCCACAGACAGGTTCACGCAGATCACTCAAtgtctaattaattttttactttttcctAGATGGTGTTGTTGATGCTTTTTAGAATCGATGTGTTATTATTTTACAAGATGGGTGGCGGCTATAAGAAATCTTGAATTAAATGCAATACACTTCCATAGTTAATAGTAGAATAATAGACGACCAAAGGCCGATAAGCTTCTAATAGGCCCGTCATGTCCCAAAACCGATCAGGCCTTTTGGCTTGTACCTTTTGccgaattaataataataaccagTTGAAGAGTGAGAAACTTCGGTGGCTTGTTTCGCTGTCGGATGGAGACCGCATGATGGCCACAGTCACCGTGTCAATGAAATTCAGTAGCTGTTCTTCCGTGAGGCCAGTATCCAGTTGTCTCCCTCGACTGACGGCTAGCTGCTGATTCGATCGTCCCACCGATTTACCGTATCTAGCACCGGAACTTACTTACAACTCATTGTTCGGTTGGCGTACAACCAGCGATTCTTGACCTTTTAACGGGCTTTACCTGCACCTCCGGGTTGGGAGCCCTGAAAGTCGAAGTAACTTTAGGTTCCGGATGCGTTAAACCCTAAGCCGTTTCGGCAGTCTTGTGTTTGATTATTACTTGGAAGAGCCTTCTTGCATTCAAATAATGATTACTTtcttgaagtttaaatattttattaatatataaagaaaaatatgctAGCTACATTACATATCATTTTCAGCGACAATTTAGAAAACTGACATATGACATACATGAAGTTGGCTGCTAACATTTTACCAACTAACACTCCTCCTGGATTAAAGTGTTTCATACAATGATACATGAAAATCGCAACTTAACTACTTAGCAAACAAAACTTAGACTACGCTTACTTTTTCTCTTAAGTAACTAAAGGTTTAGTTAATATATCAGCTAAATTTTGTTCTGTTGACACATAACTACagcatattttttttcgtaactaagtcttttaaaaaatgattcttaATATCTATGTGCTTAGCTCTCTTAGAACTTTCATTGGACTTTGACATTAAAATAGAACTTTTATTATCACAATAAAGAACTGTgccaataataatattaaaatcactCAAAATACCCTTTATATTCACTATGTCTTGAGCAGAACTAGCCGCTGCCACATATTCAACTTCTGCCGTAGATAATGCTAcacagttttttttctttgaaaatcaTGAATGGTTGACATTCAAGCAACAGGTGAGTAGACAGGTTCAAATGGATGCTCCTCCTTCATCTGAAAGCCTCTAGCTACCACTCTTGCCTTCTTTGTTCTATCTTCCTTTGTTCTGTATACCTATTTAGTCTCAATTGCTGTTTTCCTGTAGGTAGATTCGCTTCAGACcacgttttcaaatttttgtgcGAGTTGCATCTTTCATTGCATCTTCATATTGTACTGTATCATTCTCTGATGATATTAGACAGTAGGCTGTGTAAATCTCGTAATCATTAAAATGTTTTGGCATATTCACAGTTCTCTAGCTAGAGGTTGTATCTGTTCTTGGTAAATACTCttcaaaatcatttaaaacatcTGAACTTCCGGACTCTTCCAAAGTTATTTCTTCTGAGTCACTCTCTTctttgatttcaatttcaatgttaTCTTCTTTATCCCttaattcaatttcttcatcaaattttattcttatttgttCATTCGCATAGTCAGGTTTTTGTTTCGATATTTCCTCAAAATTCGTTTGTTGTGTGGACTTCCTTCTCCTTTTTTTCTCAGTATCTCTGATTTTATGGCGCTTCAGCCGACCTCGTCAAAAGCACTGGTCAAAGTTTCGGTATCGGCATCGGTAAGAACCGATGCTTTGGAGGTGGTGGGTTTCGTGGGCCCTGTTTGCTGAGAGTAAGATTTCTCATGATCTTTGTTCTTGTAGCCCCCTTGGAAATTCGCCAGGTTTACCGCGGGCATTGTTCGTGACACCTGATTAGAGTTCAGGTATCATTCATCCATCGGCACGATTACTTCCGCCTTGTATAAAGCCCATAAAAGTGAGCCGTCCTTCAAGTCGCCCCCCCTCATACCCACGTAAGCGTGTCCCAGAAGAGCGGCCTCTGGCCCTCCACATCAACATCAAGGAACAACGGCTCTTTGAGAGGGATACAATACACTTATtagtgtacaaaaaaataatttgcgtACGTCAATTGAAAGTAGCGCAGTAGTGAAGTTTCCTCAGATTGGTGTGATATATACCTACGTAATATTAATGAATGTAAGACAATCACTAAAGTTAAGAAGTGGGTTTTTGTATtaatactgaaaaatttttatttattaagaaacTACCGTGTATAAATGTATACTATATTGAACACAAACAGTTTGTCTTTTAGGGTTATCTGTGTTAACAGTAacgttataaatataaatcgtCCTTGAACATAAACTTGGTATTTACTGAACTATTTTAAAACAAGTTTTGCGACATTAATATACTCTGTAGAAAGTATAACCTTGATCATgtaattaatattatcattaataCCACATTTCATCTTTTAATCTACAATAAAACAACGcaaataagaaatattagaGTTGTTTTTGAAACTTAACAATATACGAAAACACTACATCgctacaatatattttttggcaATTCTTCCTAGACATGTATTGTTAAAATTACcgaattcaaaatgaaaatccaAAATAGAATAGATTAATTTGATCATCTCAAAATAGTAATTCTTGGTGGTAGGGATACAAATTACTTGATTGCAACGTTGCCATAGACCATATACATTATCAGGTAACTACGTCGTGGGCTCGTGAATATCAGCTTAAATATTCAAGTGgcttttgaatttatttatgatgATTCGGATATTATCTAGGAAATTACctaaaatttagtttcatttgaaattcaatttgtCAGTcgtcaatatttcatattataaagtTGTTTGCACAAATAGTAATAATTAGACATGTCAGTGAATTAAgtaataagaatatatttatgttGCAAACACTATACTATACTCGTAATTCAAGTTAAGTATTTTAAACGGAATATTGGAGAGAGGAATATTTTATGGACAATTTCTAAAACTTCCATactgtttttgtttattaattctGCTATAAATACATTTTACCTTTCACGAATATTTATCCCTTGAACGCTCACgtctatataaataaaaatatatatattttttagaagatTGACAACGTCTGGCATTTACAAAAACAAAGATGACTGTAGGCGTGGTTGTTAGTTCGTTCAAACGATTTTGGTGGGGCGAGGGAAGCGTGCTGAAGTTCGTGTCAAATCGTCACGTCAGCTGTTTTCTGGTTTTGTGTGGTAGTGGAGGTCCTCTCAGCTGTTTTGTGTTTAGGTAATGATAGAATTGGCCATTAACGAAGATATTAATCCCCTAGATATGTCTGAAACCCAACCGACATCATCAAGTAATGAGCATATTGATCAAATTATTGAAAGTGTTGAAAAACAAGATGAATTTCTGGAACCtgacattaaaaaaagaaaattatttaacaaatcaGATGAAAAGAAGTACAAATTAGAAGAGCGGCTGGGAGGAATTTTGTGCTGCGCAGTTTGTTTGGATCTACCTAGAGCTGCCGTTTATCAGGTAAgttcagatttttatttttctgaaaatcgcactatttatattgaaagtcTTAcgtaatatgataaaaattcacattttccTTTGTTCTGTTTTACGTTGCAGCAGGTTTCTGCAGGCGAGTTTGAAGTATTGATTTAACTCGCCTGCAGTAAAATAGACTCTGAGCAGGGTTCTTTTGTCATGTATTTAGTGGTACTACACGACAGAGGTCTTTGTTCTGTATATAAGTCTATTTCACTTCCTGTTTTTTGGTCAGTTCTGGTTATTTTATTAACCATACAAAATCACAATTATTGTTCCAAACACTGATGATTTGTATtagtgattatttttttattgtaaactgaAGAACTTTaggatataaaacaaaaccaaacAGTAGTTTTTCGTTATTAGTGATGTCTGTTTAGGTGAAAATCATATTATGTACTAACAAGCTTGGATGATAGTGATATATTTAAATAGCAATTATTCTATggtcaaataaatatattgaaacttagaactcattaaattttttatatatattatttctttctaaAGTAATTCACcttgacaaaaaattatacataggttatttataatatttaatggcTTTATGCTTAAGTTTAAAGATTATTAAAACAAAGCTGttcatttaattgaaaaaatctttttcgaaaaattcactTAGTAGGTACATACTATATATTGATGCATGCATAAAATTCCCTTAGATtcgcaaaaataaatttttgtaaaaatttatgaaaaaaataaaccataACTTATTATTACCTTAGCTTTTTATGCATTCATTTggtctttaataaaataaacaaacaatagcTATAAtgatacaatataataatttaccaGTTTAGTgcaaaaatactgaaatatggaatattttCCTCTACCTATACCAAAAGTATTTCATAACATGATTTTCATAATCAATTTCATTTAGATatttaatataatgattatCCCATTATCTTTtgtaaatattacatatatttaaGTTGATATGAGTACAACAAAAGTGACACTTTTGGTATGCTTCATTTAAAACCagctaaaataataataaatatttttcctacaatcaaaataaatatgggtgaaattttatcagtttcaagtgttattttgaatttgatcaAGAAAACAGGAAGCTATTCAgagtaatttaaaataaaattttatattctattgaaAGGACTGCCTGactataaattaaatttttaaatattttgtgctCCCAGTGCTACATTTGTAGtttgtaatacatttttaaaggtGAGGAAATTATAGTACGCAAAGTTTTGGctgattttattaattctagTTTCTAGATTCAATCAAAGTATTCCAGAAATGTCATTTGAATAtctattatgaaattattttatatacaatcgttttgtatttttaagctttgctattttttataattgatgaatttcaataaattgatttgatttattttgcgTAGTCCTTAATTTACTAATAGTTATAGATTTTCATTACCCTTACCCATTAATCCCATTGATTCTAATTTGTAATAGATATTACAATTGTTCCCTtcttttaaatgtattatttaaataaggTAGGTGTATTTAAATGATACAACTTTTCCTTTGCAAGGACAACTACAATATACTGCAGAATGATATCAACTTATCGTTAAACAGATTCAATTCATCAATATCAATTCTTAATATTACAGGATGATAGTTTATTATGAATCAGTTAGATACAGCAGTTGGTAGGTATTTCATTTGTCTGAATCAGAACATTTGCTGTTGGTTTATCATTCTTAAGgattttctatacaatttaagctagttttgaaaaatgtactgGATTGGtaacaaaagttattttttaataaataatgaaccTATAGGgtatagattttttaaaaatagtttataaagtAACATTACCATAATTGAAAATCTAGTTGATTCAggatttttggttttaatgttccattttaaacaaataatttagaCAAAAAGGCTCAAAGGTAATGTAAATTAAGAAAACACTGtagtttatttcttttaatttttctaatagcTATTatgtattgattatttttgttaattccaGGGTATGAAGAGGATTGGTAAGTGTTTAATGACTCATTAACACACAAGTTTCCACTGTGAAGTATCTTTAGCAGGTTTGCAATTTTTGCAACTAggttttttctgaaatttcaaatttatgtagCATATAAATAAGGATTGAGGatgttaacaaaaattaatatatgtatgtttattaaattttgtgcTTCTAATTTATAGAGGCATCAACTTTCATAGGCATGcagttaatttaaaattaattgaaatatgaattatatatgtttCTATAGTTGCAATAGTTGCAAAAAAAGTTGAACGTGGATAAATAAATTTAGCCTTGACAATTCGCGAAATATACATTTGTGGCATAATTATGTCACTATCAAAATATTGACGTgaaataatttactaaattatttttttttcttttttggtgCATTTGCGAAATACAGTGCAGCAATGGTCACTTAATGTGTGCCGGATGCTTTACACATGTATTGGCCGATGCAAGGCTCCGAGATGAGACAGCCACTTGTCCCAGTTGTCGAGTGGAAATTAGTAAAACAACGGCCACTAGAAATTTGGCCGTAGAAAATGCTGTATCGGAGTTACCGGCTGAATGTCAATATTGTAACAAACAATTTCCTAGAAATTCTTTGGCGAGACATGAAGAAACCGAATGTGAAGAAAGGTTTGTAACTGTATTTTTGAATAGTAATATTATCGCTTTTATTACTTTGTGACATTTGGTTTTTTATgctaatttaaattttttatatctctaCAATTATATATTGCAGGTTTGACATTATTAAGCTTTAACCCTAATCACTTTTGCCTCTTTACTGAGTTACAAGATGTTTTATTCCTTTTCTTTATACCTTTCAGGTGTAAGATGAAGGCTGTCTATTAGCaaaatctttaatttcttttttgtttgtttttctattattggttcctgttttattaaatttttaatgccTTTTTAGTCTTACTTGTTTTTTCACGCTGTTcctaaaatttcatttacaatGATTGTATTTTTGTCTCATTTTTCATTATGATTATGTTTGGTGTTGTTATTGTGTCATATCtatatctataattatttgttccaatattcttttgtttattgtgTAGTGAATTTTGTGTCAATTTATGTCAGTATACTTCCAGATCCATATTTATTAATTCCATTTTTCTATATCTGTAAACCAAAcattaattgatttttgaattttgtgtcCAGTACTTGAATAATATTTGACTTATACTTTGAATTAGGAGTTCTGACTATTTTGAAGTACCGGTCAGAAATAATTTAGAAACCCCCTGTATAGAGAAatgtttctattttgatatGCTTGTATAAAAACTAGAACTTTATtgtgttgaaatattttgaatgttgaatatttttgtaacaaaagtttttatGACAGAATTTCAGGTTGCAAATACAGTCGTATAGGTTGTCCGTGGAGAGGTCCGTTACATGAAAGATCCGAACATGAAAAAGAATGCGTTCATCCGAATCGTTCAGGAGCAGACGTTATGGAGGCGTTGAAAGTTATAGATCAGGAGATGAACGAAGAACGTGTGATGTATGACAGTATATTTGAGTTGTTGGGATACGAGAAAATTACCTTCAATGGTAAGTAGGTGgcaacatatttataaatagaattcGTTGGAGAAGGCtaacaactaaaataaaaactgaaatcgGATATTTAACATTTACCACAGTGTAACTAAAATAACTGTAttcatagatatttttgatcctgtttaaaaataaaatattattattgtagatCATCATTACtttgttgtataaatattaaattttgacttTGTCGTTGAcataatgtattattatttttagacaTGAAATTCATTTACTtataaaactttgtttatttatttagttccacagaataaaaattgtataaatacaATAGTTGAGAGTATGACATAAATAATGATACATATCAATAGATAAAAAAGGATAATATGAGtcaatacaaagaaaaataataaacgacAATTTCTTAAACTCTATTTAGCAATCTACTTTAAGTTAATAAGCTATCGTTATGACTTAAAGTATGTATGTAGACTTAGTACTAGTGTACTATCCGacatatttttactaatattttataattatgtagaattaataaaaattactcaTAACTACATGTGTCTACTTGTGAAGGTAGAAGGTACCATTCTCTTAAGACGTCTCCCTTTATCACTTTCATTAAATAACCGTTTGGCTAAATCCTTTGCAGTATTTGTCACTGAATTGCACAATCACTTCTTTGACCGATTTAATTTGTATATCTTACACTATAACAGGAGCATTTTCAAGG is from Diorhabda carinulata isolate Delta chromosome 1, icDioCari1.1, whole genome shotgun sequence and encodes:
- the LOC130897928 gene encoding zinc finger TRAF-type-containing protein 1 homolog, with the translated sequence MIELAINEDINPLDMSETQPTSSSNEHIDQIIESVEKQDEFLEPDIKKRKLFNKSDEKKYKLEERLGGILCCAVCLDLPRAAVYQCSNGHLMCAGCFTHVLADARLRDETATCPSCRVEISKTTATRNLAVENAVSELPAECQYCNKQFPRNSLARHEETECEERISGCKYSRIGCPWRGPLHERSEHEKECVHPNRSGADVMEALKVIDQEMNEERVMYDSIFELLGYEKITFNDVQLKPYRTDEFVHRLFYESSRFSAFNNQWVVKARINNNQKDPTQSSERDMSYQLILKSKSTKPLNLSYIVLKGPVGDINVKPRIHEFEFTEQNNETPFVKLPLPDTPECNRLLAATTINFRLIMFSK